In a single window of the Serratia quinivorans genome:
- a CDS encoding Uncharacterized conserved protein has translation MWHQQTLILSAKARGFHLVTEEITDQLTHLHRLQTGLLHLLLQHTSASLTLNENCDPTVRADMEQHFLRQVPENAPYQHDYEGPDDMPAHIKSSLLGTSLTLPVGHGRLMLGTWQGIWLGEHRIHGGSRRVVATLQGE, from the coding sequence ATGTGGCATCAGCAAACGCTAATCCTCAGCGCAAAAGCGCGTGGTTTTCATCTGGTTACCGAAGAGATTACCGACCAGCTAACCCACTTACACCGCCTGCAAACTGGCCTGTTGCACCTGTTGTTGCAACATACCTCGGCCTCGCTGACGCTGAACGAGAACTGCGATCCTACGGTGCGAGCCGACATGGAACAGCATTTCCTGCGTCAGGTGCCAGAGAACGCACCCTATCAGCACGACTACGAAGGGCCGGACGACATGCCGGCGCACATCAAATCCTCTCTGTTGGGCACGTCCCTGACGTTGCCTGTCGGTCACGGGCGACTGATGCTGGGCACATGGCAGGGAATTTGGCTGGGGGAGCACCGCATTCACGGCGGTTCACGCCGGGTTGTGGCCACTTTACAGGGGGAATAA
- the yahK gene encoding Uncharacterized zinc-type alcohol dehydrogenase-like protein YahK, giving the protein MNITHAYAAHDAKSALVPFDYTPRTLRDHDVQINVLFCGVCHSDLHQARNEWSNTIFPVVPGHEIVGRVSAVGSHVSRYQVGDLVGVGCMVDSCRSCPSCEEGLEQYCENGFTGTYNGQDRQTGAITYGGYSTAMTVDQDFVLRVPENLDPAGVAPLLCAGITTYSPLRQWGAGPGKKVGIVGLGGLGHMGVKLARAMGAHVVLFTTSESKVEDAKRLGAHEVVISRAPEQMAQHTNSFDFILNTVAAQHDLNPFLNLLRRDGTLTLVGAPEHDHPSPQVFNLIMKRRRLAGSLIGGIAETQEMLDFCGQHGITSDIELIPMQQINQAYERMLKSDVKYRFVVDINSLRA; this is encoded by the coding sequence ATGAACATTACGCACGCCTATGCCGCGCACGATGCCAAGTCAGCGCTTGTTCCTTTTGATTACACGCCGCGCACCCTGCGCGACCACGATGTGCAAATCAACGTTCTGTTCTGTGGCGTCTGCCATTCTGATCTGCACCAGGCCCGCAACGAATGGAGCAACACAATTTTCCCGGTAGTGCCCGGCCACGAGATTGTTGGCCGCGTGAGCGCCGTCGGCAGTCATGTTTCACGCTATCAGGTCGGCGATTTGGTCGGCGTGGGTTGTATGGTGGACTCTTGCCGTAGCTGTCCGAGCTGTGAAGAAGGGCTGGAGCAATACTGTGAAAACGGCTTTACCGGCACCTATAACGGACAGGATCGGCAAACCGGTGCCATCACCTACGGCGGCTACTCAACCGCGATGACCGTGGACCAGGACTTTGTGCTGCGGGTGCCGGAAAACCTCGATCCGGCCGGTGTAGCGCCACTGCTGTGCGCCGGTATCACCACCTATTCCCCGTTGCGCCAATGGGGTGCCGGCCCCGGTAAAAAGGTTGGCATTGTTGGTCTGGGCGGATTAGGACATATGGGGGTCAAATTGGCCCGGGCGATGGGCGCGCATGTGGTGCTGTTCACTACCTCAGAATCCAAAGTCGAGGATGCCAAACGCCTCGGTGCCCACGAAGTGGTCATTTCCCGTGCCCCGGAACAGATGGCGCAGCACACCAACAGCTTCGACTTTATTCTTAACACCGTCGCAGCCCAGCACGATCTGAACCCGTTCCTTAACCTGCTGCGCCGCGACGGCACCCTGACGCTGGTCGGTGCCCCGGAACACGATCACCCGTCACCGCAGGTGTTTAATCTGATCATGAAACGCCGCCGCCTCGCCGGTTCGCTGATCGGCGGTATTGCAGAAACCCAGGAGATGCTGGATTTCTGTGGTCAGCACGGTATTACCTCAGACATCGAACTGATCCCGATGCAGCAAATCAACCAGGCCTATGAGCGGATGCTGAAAAGCGACGTGAAATACCGTTTCGTGGTGGATATCAACTCGCTGCGAGCTTAA
- the bhsA_4 gene encoding Multiple stress resistance protein BhsA precursor, whose amino-acid sequence MKNIKIFATALLLTTASFASVAADQPTSQPAADAQKIGVVSVSGASNLSALETELANKAAASGASSYRIISAGGQNKLYGTAEIFN is encoded by the coding sequence ATGAAAAACATCAAAATTTTTGCTACTGCTCTGCTGCTGACTACCGCCTCTTTCGCCAGCGTTGCTGCCGACCAGCCAACCAGCCAACCTGCTGCCGACGCCCAGAAAATCGGTGTGGTGTCCGTTAGCGGTGCCTCTAACCTGAGCGCGCTGGAAACTGAACTGGCCAACAAAGCCGCAGCATCAGGCGCCAGCTCTTACCGCATCATCTCCGCCGGTGGCCAGAACAAACTGTACGGCACCGCAGAAATCTTCAACTGA
- the dmlR_14 gene encoding D-malate degradation protein R — translation MLGHLECFVSSAESGSFSAAGRKLGISSAAVGKNVTKLESLVGVRLFQRNTRKLTLTEEGERFLQEVSGGLLSIQCALKSLSSSGGVAAGTLKVSMGTAFGLHFVLPMLPDFLARYPSIVPDWHFDNRQVDLIGEHFDAAMGGGIELAQGMIARELAPAHGVLVASRQYLQQYPSLQQPEQLVSHAGIFIRSPQTGRVRNLPLRNADNEQRAPSMTIKMTVNEPEAAARAAEMGLGIALISMPNALPYLESGRLVRVLPGWYVDRGSVHLYFPTTKFLPTKTRVFVDYITEQFRLQKLAARFDAR, via the coding sequence ATGCTCGGCCATCTGGAATGTTTTGTCAGCAGCGCAGAGAGCGGCAGTTTTTCCGCCGCCGGCCGCAAGTTGGGGATCAGTTCTGCCGCAGTGGGAAAGAACGTCACCAAACTGGAGTCGTTGGTGGGCGTGCGACTATTCCAGCGCAATACGCGTAAATTGACGCTGACCGAAGAGGGCGAACGTTTTTTGCAGGAGGTCAGCGGCGGCTTGCTGTCGATCCAGTGTGCATTGAAAAGTTTGAGCAGCAGTGGTGGGGTTGCTGCGGGAACCTTAAAGGTCAGCATGGGTACCGCTTTTGGCCTGCATTTTGTGCTGCCGATGTTGCCGGACTTTCTGGCACGTTATCCGTCGATTGTTCCAGACTGGCATTTTGATAACCGTCAGGTGGATTTGATTGGCGAGCATTTCGATGCGGCAATGGGAGGCGGTATCGAACTGGCGCAGGGGATGATCGCCCGCGAACTGGCACCGGCACACGGCGTGCTGGTGGCTTCGAGGCAGTATTTGCAACAGTACCCATCGCTCCAGCAGCCGGAACAGTTGGTGAGTCATGCGGGCATTTTTATTCGCTCACCGCAAACCGGGCGAGTCCGCAACCTGCCGCTGCGCAATGCGGATAACGAGCAGCGAGCGCCGAGCATGACGATAAAAATGACGGTAAACGAGCCGGAAGCGGCGGCACGGGCCGCGGAAATGGGTTTAGGCATTGCGCTGATCAGCATGCCGAACGCGTTACCTTATCTGGAGAGCGGCCGCCTGGTGCGAGTATTGCCAGGCTGGTATGTCGATCGCGGTAGTGTGCACCTGTACTTCCCCACCACCAAATTTCTGCCGACCAAAACCCGGGTGTTCGTCGATTACATCACCGAACAATTCCGCCTGCAGAAGCTGGCGGCTCGGTTTGACGCGCGCTAG
- the maa gene encoding Maltose O-acetyltransferase: MAMSEQKRKMIAGELYDAGDELLRSERKHARQLVHHYNHSSPDETDLRKQWLAELLGQYQGGTIEPTFRCDYGYNIYLGKNFYANFDCVILDVCEVHIGDNCMLAPGVHIYTATHPLDAETRVGGAEFGKPVRIGDNVWIGGRAVINPGVTLGDNVVVASGAVVTKDVPANCVVGGNPARVIKQL; the protein is encoded by the coding sequence ATGGCCATGAGTGAACAGAAACGCAAGATGATTGCCGGCGAGTTGTATGATGCCGGCGACGAGCTACTGCGCAGCGAGCGTAAGCATGCACGCCAGTTGGTGCACCATTACAACCATTCTTCCCCGGATGAGACTGACCTGCGTAAACAGTGGCTGGCGGAGCTGTTGGGCCAGTATCAGGGGGGAACCATCGAGCCGACTTTTCGCTGCGATTACGGCTACAACATCTACCTGGGTAAGAACTTTTACGCCAATTTTGACTGCGTGATCCTCGACGTGTGTGAAGTGCATATCGGTGATAACTGCATGCTGGCACCGGGGGTGCATATCTACACTGCCACCCATCCGTTGGATGCGGAAACGCGCGTCGGCGGTGCGGAGTTCGGCAAGCCGGTGCGCATTGGCGACAACGTGTGGATTGGCGGTCGGGCGGTGATTAACCCTGGCGTGACTCTGGGGGATAACGTGGTGGTGGCATCCGGGGCGGTGGTCACTAAAGACGTGCCGGCCAACTGCGTGGTCGGCGGCAACCCGGCACGGGTGATTAAACAACTGTAA
- the mltF_1 gene encoding Membrane-bound lytic murein transglycosylase F precursor — MNATSSQRLLVACLACLTALLFTGSVYAAPMKDKTQDQEEPETLQVNMDDIMRPWLGDLPGMLDRRVIRVLTTYSKTFFFITKGTQRGATHDIFMEFEHDLNLKLMKDKKLKQRHLKVRVIFVPVARDQLLNALNEGRGDIAASNLTITPARQEQVTFTTALYPKVKELLISGPSSPKVENLEQLSGKTVFVRLSSSYHESLVALNKRFAQESRPPVILETAPEALEDEDLIEMLSAGLIPLIVVDRHKALFWKQVFPKIQIHENVVLRDDADIAWAVRKDNPQLLALLNGFVEKNRQGSKLGNTLLLRYLKNAKYVKNAASEKERAKFLAMVDVFRKYGDRYNVDWLLMVAQGYQESRLNQSVRSPVGAIGIMQVMPGTGKELNVGDIRKLDPNINAGVKYMRWMIDRYYADEPMTPLDKVLFSFASYNAGPARIARLRAETEKRGFNPNIWFGNVEYLAAERIGAETVTYVSNIYKYYVAYRLIMDQRTRKQQAMDQSKSAPAAEKPQQAPVGQ; from the coding sequence ATGAATGCCACCTCTTCCCAAAGATTGCTAGTCGCCTGCCTGGCGTGTCTCACAGCCCTGCTGTTCACCGGTTCCGTATATGCGGCCCCAATGAAGGACAAGACGCAGGATCAGGAAGAACCAGAGACGCTCCAGGTCAATATGGACGACATCATGCGCCCCTGGCTGGGGGATTTGCCAGGCATGCTCGACCGACGGGTGATTCGGGTATTGACGACTTACAGCAAAACCTTTTTCTTTATCACCAAGGGCACCCAGCGCGGAGCCACCCATGACATATTTATGGAGTTCGAGCACGACCTTAATCTCAAGTTGATGAAGGATAAAAAGCTCAAACAGCGCCATCTTAAGGTGCGCGTCATCTTCGTGCCGGTAGCTCGTGACCAGTTACTCAATGCCCTCAATGAAGGCCGGGGCGACATTGCGGCCTCCAACCTCACCATTACCCCGGCGCGTCAGGAGCAAGTGACGTTCACCACCGCTCTTTATCCGAAAGTGAAGGAACTGCTGATTTCTGGCCCCTCCTCACCCAAAGTGGAAAACCTGGAACAACTTTCCGGAAAAACGGTATTCGTGCGCCTCTCATCGAGCTATCACGAAAGTCTGGTGGCCCTGAATAAGCGCTTTGCCCAGGAATCACGTCCTCCCGTTATCCTGGAGACAGCCCCCGAAGCGCTCGAGGATGAGGATCTGATCGAGATGCTGAGTGCCGGCCTCATTCCACTTATCGTGGTTGATCGCCATAAGGCTCTGTTCTGGAAACAGGTTTTCCCTAAAATTCAGATACACGAAAATGTGGTGCTGCGTGACGATGCCGACATCGCCTGGGCGGTGCGCAAGGATAACCCGCAGTTACTCGCTTTGCTCAACGGCTTCGTAGAGAAGAATCGCCAGGGCAGCAAGTTGGGTAACACCCTTTTGTTGCGCTACCTGAAAAATGCCAAATATGTCAAAAACGCGGCCTCGGAGAAAGAGCGCGCCAAATTTCTGGCGATGGTGGACGTGTTCAGGAAATATGGCGATCGCTATAACGTAGACTGGCTACTGATGGTGGCCCAGGGGTATCAGGAGTCGCGCCTCAACCAGTCGGTCCGCAGCCCGGTGGGTGCTATCGGTATTATGCAAGTGATGCCGGGCACCGGAAAAGAGCTGAATGTCGGCGACATCCGCAAACTGGATCCCAATATCAATGCCGGGGTGAAATACATGCGCTGGATGATTGACCGCTACTACGCAGACGAGCCGATGACGCCCCTCGACAAAGTGCTGTTCTCATTCGCCTCTTACAACGCAGGCCCAGCCCGCATCGCTCGTTTGCGAGCGGAAACGGAGAAACGTGGCTTTAACCCCAATATCTGGTTTGGCAATGTGGAATACCTGGCCGCCGAACGGATTGGGGCCGAGACGGTGACCTATGTCAGCAATATCTACAAATACTACGTCGCTTATCGGCTGATCATGGATCAGCGAACTCGCAAGCAGCAGGCCATGGACCAATCCAAAAGTGCGCCAGCAGCAGAGAAGCCGCAACAAGCCCCAGTCGGGCAGTGA
- the fabG_8 gene encoding 3-oxoacyl-[acyl-carrier-protein] reductase FabG has protein sequence MSATLSLQGKVAFIQGGSRGIGAAIATRLAREGAAVALTYVASADKADAVVSEITAAGGKALAIKADSADATALQQAVRQAVNSLGNLDILVNNAGVLAMGSTEELPLEDLDRTLAVNVRSVFVASQEAARHMNDGGRIINIGSTNAERMPFAGGAVYAMSKSALVGLTKGMARDLGPRGITVNNVQPGPVDTDMNPDNSDFAEQLKGMMAIGRYGKDEEIASFVAYLVGPEAGYITGASLSIDGGFSA, from the coding sequence ATGTCCGCAACTCTCTCTCTGCAAGGCAAAGTCGCATTCATTCAGGGCGGTTCACGCGGCATCGGTGCCGCCATCGCCACACGCCTGGCGCGCGAAGGTGCCGCTGTGGCATTAACCTACGTCGCCTCTGCCGACAAAGCCGATGCGGTGGTGAGTGAAATCACTGCTGCCGGCGGCAAGGCGCTGGCGATCAAGGCCGACAGTGCCGATGCAACAGCGCTGCAACAGGCGGTGCGCCAGGCAGTAAACAGCCTGGGCAATCTGGATATTTTGGTGAACAACGCCGGTGTGCTGGCGATGGGCAGCACCGAAGAACTGCCGCTGGAAGATCTGGACCGCACGCTGGCGGTGAACGTCCGCAGCGTATTTGTCGCCAGTCAGGAAGCCGCGCGTCATATGAATGATGGCGGTCGCATCATCAATATTGGCAGCACCAACGCCGAACGTATGCCATTTGCCGGCGGCGCGGTATATGCGATGAGTAAATCTGCGCTGGTCGGCCTGACCAAAGGCATGGCACGCGATCTCGGCCCACGCGGCATTACCGTCAACAACGTGCAGCCCGGCCCGGTAGATACCGATATGAACCCGGACAACAGCGATTTCGCCGAGCAGTTGAAAGGGATGATGGCGATCGGTCGTTACGGCAAGGACGAAGAGATCGCCAGCTTCGTCGCCTATCTGGTTGGCCCCGAGGCGGGATATATCACCGGTGCCAGCCTGAGCATCGACGGCGGCTTCTCGGCTTAA
- the yjbR gene encoding Uncharacterized protein conserved in bacteria, with translation MNNTALLEYCMAKPGAEQSDQNQWQASQIKVGDVMFAMVCEVQGRPALAVKSSPELAESLREHHPEIVACERLNKAHWNTVFLDGNLPNSQFYTLIDSSYQLVLEGLPDHVRQELRA, from the coding sequence ATGAATAACACAGCACTGCTGGAATACTGCATGGCGAAGCCGGGCGCGGAACAGAGCGACCAGAACCAGTGGCAGGCCAGTCAGATCAAGGTTGGCGACGTTATGTTCGCCATGGTGTGCGAGGTGCAGGGGCGGCCGGCGCTGGCGGTAAAATCCAGCCCGGAACTGGCGGAGAGCCTGCGGGAACACCATCCGGAGATCGTCGCCTGTGAGCGGCTGAACAAAGCGCACTGGAATACGGTGTTTCTTGACGGCAACCTGCCGAACTCGCAGTTTTATACCCTGATCGACAGTTCATATCAGTTGGTGCTGGAAGGGTTACCTGACCACGTGCGCCAGGAACTGCGCGCTTAA
- the uvrA gene encoding Excinuclease ABC subunit A, with the protein MDNIEVRGARTHNLKNINLIIPRDKLIVVTGLSGSGKSSLAFDTLYAEGQRRYVESLSAYARQFLSLMEKPDVDHIEGLSPAISIEQKSTSHNPRSTVGTITEIHDYLRLLFARVGEPRCPEHHVPLAAQTVSQMVDNVLNQPEGKRLMLLAPVVKDRKGEHTKTLENLATQGYIRARIDGEVCDLSDPPKLELQKKHTIEVVVDRFKVRDDMSQRLAESFETALELSGGTAVVADMDDEKADELLFSANFACPICGYSMRELEPRLFSFNNPAGACPTCDGLGVQQFFDPERVVQNPELSLAGGAIRGWDRRNFYYFQMLRSLSEHYAFDVEAPFNSLDANVQKAVLSGSGKETIEFKYINDRGDTTVRRHPFEGVLHNMERRYKETESSAVREELAKFISNRPCASCHGTRLREEARNVFVEDTTLPEISDLSIGHAMSFFQNMKLSGQRAQIAEKVLKEIGDRLKFLVNVGLNYLSLSRSAETLSGGEAQRIRLASQIGAGLVGVMYVLDEPSIGLHQRDNERLLETLIHLRNLGNTVIVVEHDEDAIRAADHVIDIGPGAGVHGGQVVAEGTVEDIMAQPESLTGQFLSGKRGIAIPEQRVPADPTKVLKLSGARGNNLKDVTLTLPVGLFTCITGVSGSGKSTLINDTLFPIAQRQLNGATLAEPAPFREVTGLEHFDKVIDIDQSPIGRTPRSNPATYTGIFTPVRELFAGVPESRSRGYNPGRFSFNVKGGRCEACQGDGVIKVEMHFLPDIYVPCDHCKGKRYNRETLEVKYKGKSIHEVLEMTIEEAREFFDAVPALARKLQTLMEVGLSYIRLGQSATTLSGGEAQRVKLARELSKRGTGQTLYILDEPTTGLHFADIQQLLAVLHQLRDQGNTIVVIEHNLDVIKTADWIVDLGPEGGSGGGEILVAGTPETVANCEASHTARFLKPLLKKK; encoded by the coding sequence ATGGACAATATCGAAGTTCGTGGTGCTCGGACCCATAATCTCAAAAACATCAACCTGATTATCCCGCGTGACAAGCTGATCGTCGTCACCGGTTTATCCGGTTCAGGCAAGTCCTCGCTGGCTTTTGATACTCTGTATGCCGAAGGGCAGCGTCGCTACGTCGAGTCGCTCTCCGCCTATGCACGCCAGTTCCTCTCGCTGATGGAAAAACCGGACGTCGACCACATTGAAGGCCTGTCTCCGGCGATCTCCATCGAGCAGAAATCGACCTCACATAACCCGCGATCCACGGTCGGCACCATTACCGAGATCCACGATTACCTGCGCCTGTTGTTTGCCCGCGTCGGCGAACCGCGCTGCCCGGAGCACCATGTGCCGCTGGCGGCGCAAACCGTCAGCCAAATGGTGGACAACGTGCTCAACCAGCCGGAAGGCAAACGCCTGATGCTGCTGGCACCAGTGGTAAAAGATCGCAAGGGCGAGCACACCAAAACGCTGGAAAATCTGGCCACCCAGGGCTATATCCGTGCGCGTATCGACGGTGAAGTCTGCGATCTTTCCGATCCGCCAAAATTGGAGCTGCAGAAGAAGCACACTATCGAAGTGGTGGTCGATCGCTTCAAGGTGCGTGACGATATGTCGCAGCGTCTGGCGGAATCGTTCGAGACCGCGCTGGAGCTGTCCGGCGGCACGGCCGTCGTCGCCGACATGGACGACGAGAAGGCCGATGAGCTGCTGTTCTCCGCCAACTTCGCCTGCCCCATCTGCGGCTACAGCATGCGCGAGCTGGAACCACGGCTGTTCTCGTTCAACAACCCGGCCGGTGCCTGCCCGACCTGTGACGGACTGGGCGTGCAGCAGTTCTTCGATCCGGAACGTGTGGTACAGAACCCTGAGCTTTCGCTGGCCGGCGGCGCGATCCGCGGCTGGGATCGCCGTAACTTCTATTACTTCCAGATGCTGCGCTCGTTGTCGGAGCATTACGCGTTTGACGTCGAAGCGCCGTTCAACAGCCTGGATGCCAACGTGCAGAAAGCGGTGCTCAGCGGTTCCGGCAAAGAGACCATCGAATTCAAATATATCAACGATCGCGGTGATACCACCGTGCGCCGCCATCCGTTCGAAGGCGTGCTGCACAATATGGAACGCCGCTATAAAGAAACCGAATCGAGCGCGGTACGCGAAGAGCTGGCCAAGTTTATCAGCAACCGTCCTTGCGCCTCGTGCCACGGCACGCGCCTGCGTGAAGAAGCGCGCAACGTGTTCGTTGAAGACACCACGCTGCCGGAAATCTCCGATCTGAGCATCGGCCACGCCATGAGCTTCTTCCAGAACATGAAGCTCAGCGGCCAACGCGCCCAGATTGCCGAGAAAGTGCTGAAAGAAATTGGCGATCGCCTGAAGTTCCTGGTGAACGTCGGCCTGAACTACCTGTCGCTGTCGCGCTCGGCGGAAACCCTGTCCGGCGGTGAGGCACAGCGTATCCGTCTGGCCAGCCAAATTGGCGCCGGTTTGGTGGGCGTAATGTACGTACTGGACGAGCCGTCAATCGGCCTTCATCAGCGCGACAACGAACGCCTGCTGGAAACGCTGATCCACCTGCGCAACCTGGGTAACACGGTGATCGTGGTTGAGCATGACGAAGACGCCATCCGCGCCGCCGATCACGTGATCGACATCGGCCCCGGTGCCGGGGTGCATGGCGGCCAGGTGGTGGCAGAAGGTACCGTCGAAGACATCATGGCGCAGCCGGAATCACTGACCGGCCAGTTCCTCAGCGGCAAACGTGGAATTGCCATTCCTGAGCAGCGCGTCCCGGCGGACCCGACCAAGGTGCTGAAACTGAGCGGCGCACGCGGCAACAACCTGAAAGACGTGACGCTGACGCTGCCGGTGGGGCTGTTCACCTGTATTACCGGGGTTTCCGGCTCGGGCAAGTCAACGCTGATCAACGACACGCTGTTCCCAATCGCCCAGCGCCAGCTCAACGGCGCCACCCTGGCCGAACCGGCACCTTTCCGCGAAGTGACCGGTCTGGAGCATTTCGACAAGGTGATCGACATCGATCAAAGCCCGATCGGTCGGACTCCACGTTCTAACCCGGCGACCTACACCGGCATCTTCACTCCGGTGCGTGAACTGTTCGCCGGCGTGCCTGAGTCGCGTAGTCGTGGCTACAACCCAGGCCGCTTCAGTTTTAACGTCAAGGGCGGCCGCTGCGAAGCCTGTCAGGGCGACGGCGTGATCAAGGTGGAAATGCACTTCCTGCCGGATATCTACGTGCCGTGCGACCACTGTAAAGGCAAGCGCTATAACCGCGAAACGCTGGAAGTGAAGTACAAAGGCAAAAGCATTCACGAAGTGCTGGAGATGACCATCGAAGAGGCGCGTGAATTCTTCGACGCAGTGCCGGCATTGGCGCGCAAACTGCAAACCTTGATGGAAGTGGGCCTGTCGTACATCCGTCTCGGTCAGTCGGCCACCACGCTGTCCGGCGGCGAGGCGCAACGCGTCAAGCTGGCACGTGAGCTGTCGAAACGCGGTACCGGCCAAACGCTGTATATCCTGGATGAGCCGACCACCGGTCTGCACTTCGCCGATATCCAGCAACTGCTGGCGGTGCTGCATCAGCTGCGCGACCAGGGCAATACCATCGTGGTGATTGAGCACAATCTGGACGTGATTAAAACCGCGGACTGGATCGTCGACCTGGGGCCGGAAGGCGGCAGCGGCGGCGGTGAAATCCTGGTGGCCGGCACGCCGGAAACCGTGGCCAACTGCGAAGCTTCGCATACCGCGCGCTTCCTTAAGCCGTTACTGAAGAAGAAGTAA
- the tyrB_1 gene encoding Aromatic-amino-acid aminotransferase encodes MFQNVDAYAGDPILSLMEKFKKDPRSHKVNLSIGLYYDEQGIIPQMKAVAAAEAQLSSVDHGASVYLPMEGLQPYRTAIQHLLFGAEHPMLQQERIATIQTVGGSGALKVGADFLKSYFPDSQVWVSDPTWENHIAIFGGAGFKVNTYPYFDSESLGVKFDAMLSALKQLPKHSIALLHPCCHNPTGSDLTHAQWDEVVKVIAERELIPFLDIAYQGFGGGIADDAYAIRTMAAAGLPCLVSNSFSKIFSLYGERVGGLSVVCESEEAAGRVLGQLKATVRRNYSSPPNFGAQVVAKVLNDAQLKAQWLAEVEIMRTRILEMRKTLVEALKVALPQRNFDYLLEQRGMFSYTGFSAAQVDRLREEFGVYLIHSGRVCMAGLNHNNVHQVAEAFAAVQ; translated from the coding sequence GTGTTTCAGAACGTTGATGCCTATGCAGGTGACCCGATCCTGTCGCTGATGGAAAAATTCAAAAAAGATCCCCGTTCGCACAAGGTTAACCTGAGTATCGGCCTTTACTATGACGAGCAGGGCATTATCCCGCAGATGAAGGCGGTTGCCGCCGCAGAAGCGCAACTGAGCAGCGTGGATCACGGCGCGTCAGTATACCTGCCGATGGAAGGCCTGCAGCCTTACCGTACTGCCATTCAGCATCTGCTGTTCGGCGCCGAGCACCCGATGTTGCAACAGGAGCGTATCGCCACCATTCAAACCGTGGGCGGTTCCGGCGCGCTGAAGGTCGGTGCCGACTTCCTGAAAAGCTATTTCCCGGATTCGCAGGTGTGGGTCAGCGATCCGACCTGGGAAAACCACATCGCCATCTTTGGCGGTGCCGGCTTCAAGGTCAATACCTATCCCTACTTCGACAGCGAAAGCCTGGGCGTGAAGTTTGACGCCATGCTGAGCGCATTGAAACAGCTGCCGAAGCACAGCATCGCGCTGCTGCACCCGTGCTGCCATAACCCGACCGGCTCTGACCTGACTCATGCCCAGTGGGATGAAGTGGTCAAAGTGATTGCCGAACGTGAACTGATCCCGTTCCTTGATATCGCCTATCAGGGTTTTGGCGGTGGGATTGCCGATGATGCCTATGCCATCCGCACTATGGCTGCGGCCGGTCTGCCATGCCTGGTAAGTAATTCGTTCTCGAAAATCTTCTCGCTGTACGGCGAACGCGTCGGCGGCCTGTCGGTGGTGTGCGAAAGCGAAGAGGCGGCGGGGCGCGTATTGGGTCAACTGAAAGCCACGGTTCGCCGCAACTATTCCAGCCCGCCGAACTTCGGTGCGCAGGTGGTGGCGAAGGTGCTGAACGATGCGCAACTGAAAGCCCAGTGGCTGGCAGAAGTGGAAATCATGCGCACCCGTATCCTTGAGATGCGTAAAACGCTGGTGGAAGCGCTGAAAGTTGCTCTGCCGCAGCGTAACTTCGATTACCTGCTGGAACAGCGCGGTATGTTCAGCTACACCGGTTTCAGCGCGGCACAGGTCGATCGCCTGCGTGAAGAGTTCGGTGTGTACCTGATCCACAGCGGCCGTGTCTGCATGGCCGGCCTGAACCATAACAACGTGCATCAGGTGGCCGAGGCGTTTGCCGCAGTGCAATAA
- the ssb_1 gene encoding Helix-destabilizing protein gives MASRGVNKVILVGNLGQDPEVRYMPNGGAVANITLATSESWRDKATGEQKEKTEWHRVVLFGKLAEVAGEYLRKGSQVYIEGALQTRKWTDQAGVEKYTTEIVVNVGGTMQMLGGRQGGGAPAGGGQASGGQGGWGQPQQPQGGNQFSGGQQARPAQNNAPAASSNEPPMDFDDDIPF, from the coding sequence ATGGCCAGCAGAGGCGTAAACAAAGTAATTCTGGTCGGGAATCTGGGCCAAGACCCAGAAGTCCGTTACATGCCGAATGGCGGCGCAGTGGCCAACATTACCCTGGCGACCTCCGAAAGCTGGCGTGACAAGGCGACTGGCGAGCAGAAAGAAAAGACCGAGTGGCACCGCGTTGTGCTGTTCGGCAAGCTGGCTGAAGTGGCGGGCGAATATCTGCGTAAAGGTTCCCAGGTGTATATCGAGGGCGCTCTGCAAACCCGTAAGTGGACCGATCAGGCTGGCGTTGAAAAATACACCACCGAGATCGTTGTAAACGTGGGCGGCACCATGCAGATGCTGGGCGGCCGTCAAGGCGGCGGTGCACCTGCAGGCGGTGGTCAGGCTTCCGGTGGTCAGGGCGGTTGGGGTCAGCCTCAACAGCCGCAAGGCGGCAACCAGTTCAGCGGTGGCCAGCAGGCTCGCCCAGCGCAAAACAATGCGCCGGCAGCCAGCAGCAACGAACCGCCAATGGACTTCGACGACGATATTCCTTTCTGA